The Mauremys reevesii isolate NIE-2019 linkage group 7, ASM1616193v1, whole genome shotgun sequence genome includes the window TCCTTTAAAATGTTAAACCAAGTATAATGATGTTTATAAAATATcatggcaaaactcccgttgacttcaggaGGAGCAGGAGCGGATTCCTAAACTGGGGTAATAAAAGTTCTTGCTTCTGCAACACAATTTATATTCAGTCCCGGGAGAGGGAGTCCGAAAAACCTTTTAGAAACATTTTTCTTACAAAATCCTGATTATCCCTGTAGTTTCTTTGCTGTCCGAGGCAGTTAAAGATAATTGgtttgtgttttaatttaaattgctCTTGCGAGTGCAGCATACTGTACTTTTATTTTCTCCCCCATCAACGCTTTGTAATATACCGAATGAATTATTCATTATTTCCAAGCTAATTCTGCATATGCGTTGAGCCAGGTCTTTTGCTGTTTCCTCCTCAAGATTAATAGGGAAAGGACTTCCTACTTGTGAGGGGCATGTGGGGGGCTCCGGGAAGGGATGCTTGAATTGTAAGTTTATATAGTTTCTTAGCCTGCTATTAGCAAACTAAACTTCCAGGAGGTCATTTGTCAATTTGATTTTATACATCAAATAAGAGAGTTGAAACTAAATACGTGGTTCAGAGAAGAATCGCCAGTTCAAAAATAATTTGTTAGGCGTTACTATAATATTTTGGATCGAGAAAGGTTAGACCTGAATGTTTTGATTGTGATTCAGTAATACATTTAACGATGGGTTTGCTTGTGAATTTAAATTAGAATAAACCCTTTCTGTAGCATATTGTTTTACAGTAAGCCATGCAAAATGTGGCAGTATTCTAGACTGTtatcaaaattaatattttattagaATGAATGAAAACGCAAAGAACGAAAATACTATATAACTATACAGGGCCTTTGGACTAAAATTAGATATATATAGTAGTGCTATAACCTCCAGTCCATGTACGCTATATTATTCTATTATATAGATTATTTATTCTATGGCCAAGAACTAGGACCTTTATAGTACCTTTAGGTACTATTACAtactaaattattttaaattataccCACTTGTAATCCCAAACTATTAATTATCAACTGCtatcttaaatttaaaaatatgtttacatAATAACAAGTCGATCATATTTGGATCGGGATTTTTATATTACAGCAAGATATTTACTGAACGGGGAAAAATCAATCATTAAGAAATATATAGAACTAGGCTGAAGAATATTggctacctttttaaaaaatagacttAGATTTAAGAGTATTGACCTGTGAACATTTCATTCTCGTAATTGGAAATATTTTAATCTTCCCCCCTTTCCTTAGTTGTGTTGCACTTTACTCATTTCCCCCCGAACAATGACGTTCACGTTGTTTCTGTACTGGTGATGTTTAAGAGATGCAAGACTACAGCAATACAACGCGATCGCTTTACAgttgaaatataaaatattccCAGCTTAATTTCCCCCCACACCGAATGAAGATTAAACTCGTTTGAAAAGGAGCCTTCCAACCCTTCAAATCTTGCTGGATGGTAATGTTAAATGCTCATCGTATTAGTTTATTTGGATCCACCCACAAAGCTCAGCAAGTCACCCATTTTCCCCCACTAAACTCCATCCCGTTTCCCCGCAGGACTCCACATTTCCTTCATTTTTCCATCTGACCCTATTATTCCTTTTTTCCCAGGCGGTACCCGGGGCCTCTCAGCTGTATTAGGGCCTGGCTTGGGACATGGGCACGGCATATCTGAAACACGTCCACAGCCATGCTGGCATCTGGGGAAGCTAAGCGAGCGCTACATACGTGCCACAGGCTCCTGCCTGCTCTCACCGTGTCTTTCTCTTCGCAGCGGTGCTGAAGGCTGAGCAGGCGGCGGTGTTCAAATTTCCCCTGGCCCCCTTGGGCTGCTCGGGCCTGGGTTCGGCCCTGCTGGCTGCAGGTTCGGGGCTGCAGGGCAGCTCGGGATCCCCTCACCTCCCGCTGGAGCTGCACCTCCGGGGGAAGCTGGAGCCGGGACCCCCGGAGCAGGGCAGCAAAGCCAAGAAAGGGCGCCGGAGCCGCACGGTGTTCACCGAGCTGCAGCTGATGGGGCTGGAGAAGCGCTTCGAGAAACAGAAATACCTCTCCACGCCGGACAGGTGAGGGCGGGCCCAGGAGCCGctgccgggcgggcgggcggtaCCTATTGGGTTCCCAGCCATAAACCCAGTTCTGCCCTGCAGCCTCAGGGCGGGCAGCGCAGGGGGCTAGCCGGGCTGGGTTACCAGCCCGTGAAGCGAAGCCAGTCTTCCCCCGGGGCATTTTGTGATTCACCAGAGCGAATCAAAGAGCTCCAAGGAAACTAGTGCAATATTTACCCACCCACAGCCCAGGTTAGTTTGggtcactctcccctcccccagttcagaTATCTGCTGAACAGAAgctaggtgggggtggggaaagagggccGGGAACGCCCGATAGTCCGAATCCTTCCTTAAGGAACAATATACaccaatgggggaggggagcgaaGTGGTGTTATCTGAGCAGTGGGGTTTTGACTGGCAAGTGGGTGGCTTTCTGATGGCAGTACGTGTGTCCTCTCTCGCCTTGCAGAATAGACCTGGCAGAGTCCCTGGGTCTCAGTCAACTTCAGGTGAAAACGTGGTACCAAAATAGGCGAATGAAATGGAAGAAAATAGTAAGTGTGCTACTTGTCTGTCTGTAAAGCCTCGGGTCTTTTCCCCCTGTAGGAGTTGGTTGCTGGCCGATATCTGATTGCATCAGGGAACATTAGGCACTTGCTGGAATAGGAAAAGGGGGTTAGATTATTCGCTCGTCGAATCTAACATCTCCCTGTGTGTACCCTGATTTGCTCGTTGTTCGGATATATCTTCTCTCCCTTTTCTACGTTGTTGGTGACAGAGGTCTGCAAACCCAGCCCCGCTGGCTATGACAGAAGGGGGCATCTATCATGAACAGCAGAAGGGCTTGTAAAAATGCAACTGCACAAAGGCACAACGTAGCGGAGCACAGGAAGACGGGGAAAGAAACTAATAGCCAAGTCTACTCCGGGGATTTGAGGATATGCCCCCCCGCCCTCCTCCAGGATATTCAGGACCAAGGGCTGAGGGAGGTGATCTATAGAGGTAGAGAAGAGCCGTTAAAGCAGTAAATGCAACCCAGTCATGATTCAAGCCAGCTGTAAGCGGTTTTAGTTGGCTGCCTCCCAGCCCTGGTGTTGAAATACTGGGGACATAGAATATATTTTTGATTCTCATTATAATTTTTTACTTTAATATAGGCCAGCCTATAGCTTTCACAACAGGATAAAGCCCTTGTATCAGGCACCTTTAAACGTGGTTTTATTATGGCACGTCCTTCTGTTTTCCAGGTATTACAAGGCGGGGGCCTTGAATCTCCCACCAAACCTAAAGGCCGTCCAAAGAAAAACTCCATCCCAACCAGCGAGCAGCTTACAGAGCAGGAGCGAGccaaggaagcagagaaacaagCGGAAAGCCTAAACTCGCCCTGTGAAGTCAACCAGGaggaataaaaaaatcaaaataaaaaaatcaaggaTGCCTCGTGAGCGTGCCAAACAGCACAAAGACTTACAAAACAGCATCGATCAAGTGCCTTCTCTAAGGAGACCTGAACATTTTAAAGACTGGATTAACGATGAGAAACACACCACCCGCAGCAGTGGACTGATCCTTAGACTTGTGTGCCATGCATTTGTTAGGCCTCATGCACTCCCTTCTATTTTAAAACCTAGTTTCCACAATGTGGAATGAGGAGCAGGATAAATAGACAAGGCCCATGCAGCGTTCTGTTCCACAGGAAGATGCAAGGTGGAAGAAGATGGGTGACAAAATGGTTAGTGGATTATTATTACCATTTGATTTCCGTTGTATTTAATATTGAttcctttccccctctttttcTTCCCCCATGTACATAAGGAAAAACACAGCCGTTTCTCTTTCTCTGTATCGGTTTGGGAGCTCTGAGATGGAAGATTGTTGTATTTTGTATGACAACCTGAAAGGGTCAGGAGGAGCTTGTTACTGTTATTTTAAGCCTACTTGCTGTCGACAATCCTGTGGTGCCCCAAGTAATCCGAAAACTGCATTTTATGATCAGTTAATGCAAGATATTTACTTTATTTCAATAAAGTATTTTATGACCTGTTGCTTTCAGTAAGGTAATGTGTTTGTGTATTAGTAGAAGCAGTTTTCCTGTTAGCTATTCAAATACAAGTTAATTGACAGATCATAATGAAACAGAGGATACACAACTCTGTTCCAGAGACACACTGTATTCCAGTGGCTTTATTTCTTCCATTTGTGATACAGTACAGTATTCATTTTCACTAGTAAATTCTCACCCGCAGAGTAGCACGGATTTAAGGGGCACAATCCTTAAATTTTTACTCGGCCCAACTTCCCTCATCTTGGGAAGGCGCGAGTCCGTATTTAGTATATTTCACGCAttgcatttatatatatatatttcactgACTGATTTTCGTATAACTTCTGTTAGCAAGTAAAAAGTGGTATGTCTGCACAGTAAATATGTTAAATGATGTTATGCCTTAAATTAGAGGCGAAACAGAGTTTCTTGCTGTGGGTGTGGCAATATGTGAAAGTGGATAGCCTAGCTATCGTGTTACTTTTTAGAAGACcaccaaaacatttaaaatatacaagATTTCGAAGCCGATGATTCTCCCTAAATGGCACAAAATGGGTTTTATACATTATTTGGTTTAATAATAAGCAAATCGTTATCTGGCCTGCCTACATAAAACCAACACTAATTTCCCGTATGCCATATTTTGTGTGTTCTCTCATATAACGTCCGATCCCTCATCAACTTCAATGGAGTATAAATGATCGGGTCCCTAAGAAAATGGTGAAACTATAGACCGAATTTGATCTTTAATTACTCTGCGCAACACCCTGGAACAGTGTCAccctatatttatatatttaaatagcTACGTTTTAACTCGACATGTAGCCACACATCATACTTCCTCTAAGGAGAAATGAAGCGGTTTAAAAGTTTTTAACTGGATGGTATTTTTTCTTGTATCCGGTAAACATTAACACAAAAAAATCGAAACCGTGTAAAATATACTGAAAATACAATATTAATTCAGTATGTAAATATTCACATTAACATTTACGTCAAAGAAAGTTCTCTTGATAACAGTTTTTCTCTAGTGCTCTAGACATTTACTATGAGAAGTGCCGAGCAAGAGAAATCCGCAGTGAAACAGCGTGAACCAAACGATATAAACGGGCCCCTCGAAGCTGCCGAGAAGTTACACACAGCTAGATAGCACATTAGAATGTTCGAAAGCTATACGTCACAAAAACAGAGTGACGTAGATGAGTTGCCTCCTGTAATGTATCAAATCACCCATTCTTTAAAATCTGGAGGATTAATTCAGTGATTCCTAAACGCATGTTCGATTCCACGAATTCTCCATCGAATTTACCAGCATGATTTTAACACTGTGCGGCAAGTGGAAgttttttgtaaaaaataaaataaaataaaataaatcagttgctGGTAACACTATGATACTTTACACACGATGGTATTTGTTTTATCTTAAATGTAGGGGCTGATAGGCTCGGGCCCACACCCAGAGTCTGTAGAAAGCAGACGGGCCCTCTCTGTTATCTGTGTGAATCTGTGTCTAACAATTTCGGAAATGCTACCTGGAATATCCCCACGTTCAACCGCATCACGTGATCCTATCTACACAGAGCGCTCTCAAGTTAGGATGCTGCTCTGTCGGGTGAGCCCTTTTCGGGCAACATAAACGATTATTCAaaataaggagagagaaaaatattcaGGAAACCCCAGAtagaacacacacaccccaggggcTGACTCGTAATCGCACATTAAAAGAGAAGAGTCTGGAGCTGATTATGATGTTTAGGAAATAGGGTATCTCAGGTAAATGGGCGGATGGAAACACCACGGATCCTAGGTTCGCTCGTTGTAAGAGAATAGCTTCTTGGGCTGGTAAAGGATTTTGGCTTGTctgactccccccctccccattaaGATGAGCCGTGGGAATTAGAGGTGTCGGCGGGGGCGGGAAGGGGAAGGATTGCGCGCTAGGGATTTTTTATGATGCCTCCATCCAGGTGGTCTGTGCCCACAacctgccctctgctcctccGACTCTTGGAGTCGTCAGTTACAGACTACTTTGCCTACATTCTCAGCTGGTGTGCGTCAGTTTAACTCCTCTGAAATCAACTGGGCGACACCGGTTTCCGCCGCCTGGGGACCCTGGCTGCCCATCGCTTCCTTTCCATATCTCCGCCAGCTATTAATTTCATCGGGGTGGAGTATTGAAAGTACGAAGCAAGCCTGAAAACTGATTAGGTGTCTCGGTGATAGCGCTGGAAGAGAGCTGTTGGCTCTGCTGAACTCATTGCAGTGAATTATAGCTCCCCCCAGCCCGGTTCCACTCTCAACTCGTAAATGTCACGGGCTGCGAGAATCTTTCACCTATTGCATGTAATATATATAGTCAATGATTCCATGCCCGGGCTATGTTACGGGGACTGTTTTGTTAACTGCTGAGATGAATAGCAGAATAGCGTGAGATCCTGCCTGTCTGAATACAGATtgtacttttttttctgttgAGTTATCAAATCGCAGCGTAGCTGCGGAAACATGCAAttgtcctttaaaaacaaaaacgcCGCAGGAAACAAACTGCTGGTCTACCAGAGAGAGCAAAGAGAGCATTTGTTCTGGAGACCTCTTAAAGCATCTTAATTCCTTCCTACCCACCCGGGCCTGACGGAAATGAGGGCATCCTAGCGCGCCAGGCAGTCATTTTCTTCTCCGAAGGTGTGTTGTATACAAATACGAACTATTTCGTGAGAAGTTTTCTGCGCATTGTACTTTGAAGCATCCATCCCTGGAGGGGTGAAATATGTTGTCAATATCCGATGACATCTAATCTGTTCAAAGGAAGGTCTCTAATTGTTGACGGGAAAAATAATCAGCCAGCCAGTCTGATTCGCAAGCTGGGGGGTGGTGAGACAAGCAGAGAACATCCCCTGCTGGACCCAGCCTTTCGCTACCTTCCAGAGTGGGCATTTCActctagattttattttaaatctcggGACAGAGCAAAACAGGTCAGGAGCCCGAACCTGCTGCTCTTGAAACCGAGAGCGCCCCCACTAACTGCGCGGGACCCAACTCCGTGCAATGGATTGTTTGCATGATTATTAGTGGATTGAATTAGCTGATTTATTTTGGAGTGTCTGGCATTACAAGTGTGGCAGGCCTGGTGCCTGCCGATGAGGTTATGCAGAGCTCAGCGTGCAGGATCCATGTCTCAAATGGGTGCCTTGAGAACATGGATCATTTCAATCGCGGGGGATTACAACAATCGGTCTGATAAGAGGAAGGAGTTCCCCAGAGGCGGAGTGTAGAGCTTTGCAGCGTGCCAATCACCGCTACAATTCTTCCGCTTATGGCAGGCGGCCGCAATCCCCAATGCGTTGCAAGGAGCGATGCTGTCTGCGCTTGTGAACACCTTGGCCACGTGTCTCACTCCCTGGGTGGCATCGCAGATGGAGGGGATCAGGGGTATGGATGGCTGCCGTGGCTGACCTCCTGCAGCAGAGATTGATTGACTGATTGATTTTAATTTTATTGGCCAGCCTCTCCCAATTAAGTGAGTAGTTAGTAACCCAATTAAATTACAGGGTAAAAAGCAATCCCCaggaaaggggaggaaaaaaaagctCAGGTCCTCACTCCCAGCCCTACAGCATTCAGAAGAAGCAAGACCCGCCCGGGTCCTTAGGCTGCGGGCGGCGTCAGGTGAACGAGAAGAGGCGAAGGAGGTAGAGGTGCACTTGCTAGACTCGTGGAGAATCCAGCCTCTGCAGCAGCGTGACTGACAGCTCTGGAGTGAGTAGCGCGTTtcagggctgcctgcagggaACAGCAGCGAGAGAGGGATGGGATCTGAGCACAGAGctcagaggggcagggctggggaaagttcCGAAGCAGGCGGCTTTCCAGGCGCACAAACGGGGCGTTCAAACAACTATGCAGCTTTGACTCGCTAGGTtagaaaaatgtatttgttgaTCACTTGCAAAACATTACTAACGTCCTGTCTGTGACTTGAATTGTTATTTTAATCTCCGTTCTTCtcccttttattaaaaacaatgtGTTATCTGGTCTTATTTATGTATTCGTTATATTTCGGTGTCTGGTTTGATTTTTGGTTATTTAGCAGTGAGCGAAATTAAACTCTTCCCACTGGAGTAATAATGTTACAATAATACCGTTATACTGATGCACATTTATAATATGTATATAGTAATTTACGTGTGCAAAGTGCTCTGTAAATATTACAAAGTGTTTTCCATTTCAGTCacgtgagagacaaggtgggtgaggtaaataGTACAATGAACAGTGTTCTGATATATGCTCCGCTGAATAAGATTAGATTCAGTTTTCAAGTCTTTGGTCCAATACTCCTCATTCAGGCGAAAGTCTTATTGTTGGCTTCCTAGTCCAGCCATTGTACCATTAGAGTAGACTACATACATTAATATGAAGGGCTTAGCCTCCCCCCCACTAAAAAAAAGTTAGTGGGAAAACTCTCTCTCAGGATTGAGGGATCGGGCGTTTAGTTTCGCGAGAAGAAACTGCTGTCTGTGTTTGAAGGCTCTGCCAGTTAGTTATGGATCTGTCCGGAATAATTCTAATACCAGATAACTCAGTGTCCCTAGCAAGGAGGACATGTGTATATATCCCACTTCATGTC containing:
- the BARX1 gene encoding homeobox protein BarH-like 1 is translated as MQHPLDLGAAHYFPAEVFPDHRSHRYRSFMIEEILTDHPDSKVSAPAGELLKFGVQALLSARPYHNHLAVLKAEQAAVFKFPLAPLGCSGLGSALLAAGSGLQGSSGSPHLPLELHLRGKLEPGPPEQGSKAKKGRRSRTVFTELQLMGLEKRFEKQKYLSTPDRIDLAESLGLSQLQVKTWYQNRRMKWKKIVLQGGGLESPTKPKGRPKKNSIPTSEQLTEQERAKEAEKQAESLNSPCEVNQEE